Proteins encoded by one window of Flavobacterium sp. N502540:
- a CDS encoding LacI family DNA-binding transcriptional regulator gives MSEKITIYDIAEKLNITAATVSRALNNNPKIKESTRELVIKTAASMNYKQNKLALALKSGRSNNIGVIVPRIDSNFFASVIRGIEEELHPHGYQVIICQTHENPKRENENLYTLIDAQVDGIIMSVTDVTGENDGAFQYVLQKNVPLIFFDRSKHIDGVSSVTINDFRGGYQTTKHLIDEGCKNIAHLSGDQSLEIFKNRFLGYKQALLDNGITFDEKYVIPVKSTVDHGKQAVETLLQLETPPDAIFSSSDFAALGAIQELKERNVSIPKEFCVAGFSNEPFTKFMELSITSVDQSPLEMGKMSARVFLEQVDKTETIKIEKKVVLAPELHIRKSSSRTSF, from the coding sequence ATGAGCGAAAAGATAACCATTTACGATATTGCCGAAAAATTAAATATCACCGCTGCTACCGTTTCCCGGGCGTTAAACAACAATCCGAAAATAAAAGAGAGCACACGTGAGTTGGTTATTAAAACTGCGGCTTCAATGAACTATAAGCAAAATAAGCTGGCGCTTGCACTAAAAAGCGGCCGAAGTAATAATATTGGCGTTATAGTTCCGCGTATCGACAGCAACTTTTTCGCTTCGGTTATCCGGGGAATAGAAGAAGAACTTCATCCGCATGGTTATCAGGTAATTATTTGCCAGACGCACGAAAATCCGAAAAGAGAAAACGAAAACTTATATACTTTAATAGATGCCCAGGTTGATGGGATCATCATGTCGGTTACCGATGTAACGGGAGAAAATGACGGTGCTTTTCAATATGTTCTGCAAAAAAATGTTCCGCTTATCTTTTTCGACAGAAGCAAACATATTGACGGAGTGAGTTCTGTAACCATAAATGACTTTAGAGGTGGTTACCAAACTACCAAACATTTAATCGATGAAGGCTGTAAAAATATTGCCCACTTATCAGGAGATCAGTCGCTTGAAATCTTTAAGAACCGATTTTTAGGGTACAAGCAGGCTTTATTAGACAATGGAATAACTTTTGACGAAAAATATGTCATTCCTGTAAAGAGTACTGTTGATCACGGAAAGCAGGCTGTAGAGACGTTACTTCAGTTGGAAACACCTCCTGATGCTATATTTTCATCGAGTGATTTTGCCGCTTTGGGTGCCATTCAGGAACTAAAAGAAAGAAATGTGAGTATTCCTAAAGAATTTTGTGTAGCGGGTTTCAGCAATGAGCCTTTCACCAAATTTATGGAATTATCGATTACTTCGGTGGATCAGTCTCCACTTGAAATGGGTAAAATGTCTGCACGTGTTTTTCTGGAACAGGTCGACAAAACCGAAACGATTAAAATCGAAAAAAAGGTAGTTCTTGCTCCGGAATTACACATTCGTAAATCTTCATCAAGAACTAGCTTTTAA
- a CDS encoding UxaA family hydrolase produces the protein MATQKKLIKVHPTDNVAVALVNLSAGEVIDFEGSVVTVESDVKMKHKIAMVPFNTGDRIIMYGVLVGKASAKIEKGGLLSTANVKHESDKVTGKTETIGWTAPNIEKWKDRTFMGYHREDGQVGTENVWLFFPLVFCENRNIEILKDIFEKELMKPKENDYQLLLRSLVKSETGGAGNEAASNDANLFNNIEVKFITHQGGCGGIRQDSHSLAKLLAGYVNNPNVAGATVLSLGCQNLQIQIFKDALDAINPNSKKPVLIYDQQQIGTIEAMLSSVVKDTFEAIKKANEVQRTPAPLSKLKIGLECGGSDGFSGISANPTLGVTSDLLAALGGTTILSEFPELCGVEQELVNRCVEDESGERFLELMKWYEKTVVDAGSGFDMNPSPGNIKDGLITDAMKSAGAAKKGGTSPITGVFDYGEYISKPGLTLLCTPGNDVECTTAMVGSGANMVLFTTGLGTPTGNPIAPVVKISSNTDLAKKMSDIIDIDTGGIITGEKSIDEMADEMLEFIIDVASGTIKTKAAILNQNDFIPWKRGVSL, from the coding sequence ATGGCAACGCAAAAAAAATTAATAAAAGTTCATCCTACAGATAATGTAGCAGTAGCTTTGGTAAATCTTTCAGCAGGTGAGGTGATTGATTTTGAAGGTTCGGTCGTTACTGTTGAGAGTGATGTGAAGATGAAGCATAAAATCGCGATGGTTCCTTTTAATACAGGAGACAGGATTATTATGTATGGAGTTCTGGTAGGAAAGGCGAGTGCTAAAATTGAAAAAGGAGGTTTACTTTCTACGGCTAATGTGAAACACGAAAGTGATAAAGTAACCGGAAAAACAGAAACGATTGGCTGGACCGCTCCTAATATTGAGAAGTGGAAAGACAGAACTTTCATGGGCTATCACAGAGAAGACGGACAAGTTGGAACCGAGAATGTATGGCTGTTTTTTCCGTTGGTATTTTGTGAAAACAGAAACATCGAAATTCTAAAAGATATTTTCGAAAAAGAATTAATGAAACCCAAAGAGAACGATTATCAGTTGTTACTTCGTTCTTTGGTGAAGTCAGAAACCGGTGGAGCCGGAAATGAAGCCGCTTCAAACGATGCTAATTTATTCAACAACATCGAAGTAAAATTCATCACACATCAGGGTGGTTGTGGAGGTATTCGTCAGGATTCGCACAGTCTGGCCAAATTATTGGCAGGATATGTAAACAATCCAAACGTGGCAGGAGCAACCGTTTTGAGTTTGGGTTGTCAGAACCTGCAAATTCAGATTTTTAAAGATGCTTTAGATGCGATAAATCCGAACAGCAAAAAACCGGTTTTGATTTACGATCAGCAGCAAATCGGGACAATCGAAGCCATGTTGAGCAGTGTGGTAAAAGATACCTTTGAAGCGATTAAAAAAGCAAACGAAGTACAGAGAACTCCGGCACCTTTATCCAAACTAAAAATAGGTTTAGAGTGTGGTGGATCTGATGGATTCTCCGGAATTTCGGCTAACCCGACTCTCGGAGTAACTTCAGATTTACTGGCTGCTTTAGGAGGAACTACCATTCTTTCGGAGTTTCCTGAATTGTGTGGAGTAGAGCAGGAATTAGTCAACCGTTGTGTCGAAGATGAAAGTGGAGAACGCTTTTTAGAATTAATGAAATGGTATGAAAAAACCGTAGTAGATGCCGGTTCAGGTTTTGATATGAATCCTTCTCCGGGTAATATCAAAGACGGATTGATTACCGATGCCATGAAATCGGCAGGAGCCGCTAAAAAAGGAGGGACATCACCAATTACCGGTGTTTTTGATTATGGCGAATACATTTCGAAACCGGGATTAACGCTGCTTTGTACGCCTGGAAATGATGTCGAGTGTACAACAGCAATGGTAGGTTCGGGAGCTAATATGGTATTGTTTACCACAGGTTTAGGAACGCCAACAGGAAATCCGATCGCGCCGGTAGTGAAAATTTCATCCAACACCGATCTGGCTAAAAAGATGTCAGATATCATCGACATTGATACTGGCGGAATTATCACCGGAGAAAAATCGATCGACGAAATGGCTGATGAAATGTTGGAATTTATTATCGATGTTGCCAGTGGAACCATTAAAACTAAGGCAGCAATCTTAAATCAAAACGATTTTATTCCCTGGAAGAGAGGGGTTTCACTTTAG
- a CDS encoding tagaturonate reductase, which translates to MEKLNRVSSGLSEKLPIKIVQFGEGNFLRAFVEYAFQKLNQEADFNAGIAVVQPIDRGLVNMINAQDGLYTLFMKGVKKGEEIQEKELISNIVKAIDPYASFQEYLALAREEELAFIISNTTEAGIEYLESDQLSMQPPVSFPAKLTVLLYERFKHFKGAADKGLTIIPCELINYNSDTLKEIILKYCADWKLENEFVFWLTASCSFHNTLVDRIVPGYPKDQIEEYNGQLDYKDDLIVSAESFFLWVIEGDDKLKAKLPFEKTALDVKIVADMQPYRTRKVRILNGAHTAMVPFSVLYGNETVKETVDNAFTGDFVNKAVFEEINETLNMDKAELASFSEEILDRFRNPFIKHLLSSIALNSISKFKVRVLPSLTGYVDIHQKLPVHLTFAFAALIRFYKGSWKGEVLPINDSEDIVSFFESLWKSDDYEKIARLTLQNKSFWDEDLTLVPGLTKAITVALEEIDANGIENGFANFQKQINNITQKV; encoded by the coding sequence ATGGAAAAATTAAACAGAGTGAGCTCAGGGCTTTCAGAAAAACTTCCTATAAAAATAGTTCAATTTGGCGAAGGTAACTTTTTAAGAGCCTTTGTAGAATATGCTTTTCAGAAATTAAATCAGGAAGCTGATTTTAACGCAGGAATTGCGGTAGTACAGCCTATTGACAGAGGTTTGGTGAACATGATTAATGCTCAGGACGGATTGTATACCTTATTCATGAAAGGAGTTAAAAAAGGAGAAGAGATTCAGGAAAAAGAATTGATTTCCAATATCGTAAAAGCGATTGATCCTTATGCGTCTTTTCAGGAGTATCTGGCTTTAGCCAGAGAAGAAGAATTGGCTTTTATCATTTCAAATACAACCGAAGCAGGTATAGAATATCTCGAATCCGATCAGTTGAGTATGCAGCCTCCGGTTTCCTTTCCGGCGAAATTAACGGTGCTTTTATATGAAAGATTCAAGCATTTTAAGGGGGCGGCAGATAAAGGATTAACAATTATTCCTTGCGAGTTAATTAATTATAATTCAGATACTTTAAAAGAAATTATTTTAAAATATTGTGCCGATTGGAAATTAGAAAATGAATTTGTTTTCTGGTTGACAGCTAGTTGTTCTTTTCATAATACATTAGTAGACAGAATTGTACCCGGTTATCCGAAAGATCAGATTGAAGAGTACAACGGTCAGTTGGATTATAAAGACGATTTGATTGTAAGTGCCGAAAGTTTCTTTTTATGGGTAATTGAAGGAGATGATAAACTGAAAGCAAAACTTCCGTTTGAAAAAACAGCGCTGGATGTAAAAATCGTAGCCGACATGCAGCCGTATCGCACGCGTAAAGTGAGAATTCTGAATGGAGCGCATACCGCTATGGTTCCTTTCTCAGTGCTTTATGGTAACGAGACCGTAAAAGAAACCGTTGACAATGCTTTTACCGGTGATTTTGTAAACAAAGCTGTTTTTGAAGAGATCAATGAAACGTTGAACATGGATAAAGCAGAATTGGCCAGTTTCTCTGAAGAAATCCTGGACCGTTTTAGAAACCCGTTTATCAAGCATTTGCTGTCTTCAATTGCATTAAACTCGATTTCAAAATTCAAAGTGCGCGTATTACCTAGTTTAACGGGATATGTGGATATTCATCAAAAACTTCCGGTTCATTTAACGTTTGCTTTTGCTGCTTTGATCCGTTTTTACAAAGGAAGTTGGAAGGGTGAGGTTTTGCCAATTAATGATAGTGAGGATATTGTTTCTTTTTTTGAAAGCCTTTGGAAATCGGATGATTATGAAAAAATAGCACGATTGACTTTGCAGAATAAAAGCTTCTGGGACGAAGATTTAACACTGGTGCCGGGATTAACAAAAGCAATTACAGTGGCATTGGAAGAAATTGATGCAAACGGAATTGAAAATGGTTTTGCCAATTTTCAAAAACAAATAAATAATATAACTCAGAAAGTTTAG
- a CDS encoding bifunctional 4-hydroxy-2-oxoglutarate aldolase/2-dehydro-3-deoxy-phosphogluconate aldolase — MAKYSRIEVALTMKENGMVPLFFHSDIEISKKVLKACYDGGARLMEFTSRGDFAHEVFGALNKYALAELPGMMLGVGSITDAASASLYMSLGANFIVTPVFREDIAIACNRRKVLWSPGCGTLTEIARAEELGCEIVKMFPGDIYGPEFIKAIKGPCPWTNIMPTGGVLPTVDSLTSWFSAGATCVGIGSQLISKEILEQQDYDGLKTKVSQVLDIIKSIKNK, encoded by the coding sequence ATGGCAAAATATTCAAGAATTGAAGTGGCTTTAACGATGAAAGAGAACGGAATGGTTCCGCTATTCTTTCATTCGGATATCGAAATAAGTAAAAAAGTACTAAAAGCCTGCTATGATGGAGGTGCAAGATTAATGGAATTTACCAGCAGAGGAGATTTTGCCCATGAAGTTTTTGGAGCATTAAATAAATATGCTTTGGCAGAATTACCGGGAATGATGCTTGGTGTTGGTTCTATTACTGATGCGGCTTCTGCATCTTTGTACATGAGTTTGGGAGCGAATTTTATTGTGACTCCGGTTTTTAGAGAAGACATTGCAATTGCCTGTAATCGACGAAAAGTACTTTGGTCTCCGGGCTGCGGAACGCTTACCGAAATCGCAAGAGCCGAAGAATTAGGATGTGAAATTGTAAAAATGTTTCCGGGGGATATTTACGGACCGGAATTTATCAAAGCTATAAAAGGGCCATGCCCGTGGACGAATATCATGCCAACAGGTGGAGTTTTGCCAACAGTTGATAGTCTGACTTCGTGGTTTAGTGCCGGAGCAACCTGCGTGGGAATTGGATCACAGTTAATTTCAAAAGAGATATTAGAGCAACAGGATTATGACGGATTAAAAACAAAAGTTAGTCAGGTTCTGGATATTATAAAAAGTATTAAAAATAAATAA
- a CDS encoding sugar kinase encodes MSKVVAFGEIMLRLSTERHLRFSQAKAFGASYGGGEFNVCVSLANYGLNAEFVTRLPENEIGASAVKEMRKMNVASGNVVYGGERLGIYFLETGAGTRGSNVVYDRAHSSMATIEKGMIDWEKVLEGANWFHWSGITPAISQSAAEACLEAVKAAHKLGITISCDLNYRSKLWQYGKTPSEVMPELLQYSNVILGDIDTAYFMLGIPKVNPNYQDEKSLPVLYSKLFDLIPGLKIAATTLRYSVSASHQRIGGVLFDSKAIYQAAVKEVTPVVDRVGSGDAFMGGLIYGLQEYQNNNQRALDFAVAACCLKHTIAGDYNLVTLKEVENMIDGDATGLVSR; translated from the coding sequence ATGAGTAAAGTAGTTGCATTTGGGGAAATTATGTTGCGTCTTTCGACAGAGAGACATCTGCGATTTTCGCAGGCAAAAGCATTTGGAGCGTCTTATGGAGGCGGTGAATTTAATGTTTGCGTGTCTTTGGCTAATTACGGTTTGAATGCAGAATTTGTAACAAGATTACCCGAGAATGAAATTGGTGCTTCGGCAGTAAAAGAAATGCGAAAAATGAATGTAGCGTCTGGAAATGTAGTTTACGGAGGAGAGCGTTTAGGAATCTATTTTCTGGAAACCGGTGCCGGAACACGAGGCAGTAATGTGGTTTATGATCGTGCACACAGTTCGATGGCAACTATCGAAAAAGGAATGATTGACTGGGAGAAAGTACTGGAGGGAGCCAATTGGTTTCACTGGAGCGGCATCACACCGGCAATCTCCCAAAGTGCCGCCGAAGCCTGTTTAGAAGCAGTAAAAGCAGCTCATAAACTGGGAATTACAATTTCCTGCGATTTGAATTACCGATCAAAATTATGGCAATACGGAAAAACACCAAGTGAAGTAATGCCGGAGTTGTTGCAATACAGCAATGTTATTTTAGGAGATATTGATACCGCTTATTTTATGTTGGGAATTCCGAAAGTCAATCCGAATTATCAGGATGAGAAATCGCTTCCGGTTTTGTACAGCAAATTGTTTGATTTGATTCCGGGTTTAAAAATAGCAGCAACGACCCTTAGGTACTCTGTAAGTGCGTCACACCAAAGAATAGGAGGGGTTTTATTTGACAGTAAAGCCATTTATCAGGCAGCTGTAAAAGAAGTGACTCCTGTTGTAGACCGTGTTGGAAGTGGGGATGCTTTCATGGGAGGTTTGATTTACGGATTACAGGAATATCAAAACAACAATCAAAGAGCTTTAGATTTCGCAGTGGCTGCTTGTTGTTTAAAACATACCATTGCCGGAGATTATAATCTGGTAACCTTAAAAGAAGTTGAAAATATGATAGATGGTGATGCTACGGGATTAGTATCTAGATAA
- the uxaC gene encoding glucuronate isomerase, protein MSSNTFINDNFLLENKFAEELYHNYSKNQPIIDYHNHLNPQFIAEDKIFENITQVWINGDHYKWRAMRTLGINEQFVTGNAPDKDKFLNWAKTVPYTMRNPLYHWTHLELARYFDIYDLLNEKSAEKIYQEATEKINSPAYSTQNLLKKVNAELVCTTEDPIDSLEFHQKLAKNPIGTKMSTAFRPDKAILISNDGYNGYLDKLGEVSGVAIHTYADLCSVLRNRIEFFNQNGCKLSDHGLDQIYFEEFTENEINSIFKKKRENRILTREEVLKFQSAVLLFLSETYHEFGWVQQFHLGALRNNNARMHRILGPDTGWDSIGDYPQAQKLSGFLNALDSKDKLTKTIIYNLNPADNEVMATMIGNFNDGSVRGKVQFGSGWWFLDQKDGMTKQLNALSNMGLISCFVGMLTDSRSFLSFPRHEYFRRILCNLLGDEIKRGELPNDMEWIGKLVSDISYHNAKEYFKF, encoded by the coding sequence ATGAGTTCAAATACCTTCATAAACGATAATTTTTTACTTGAAAATAAATTTGCAGAAGAGCTGTATCATAATTATTCCAAAAATCAGCCGATCATCGATTATCACAATCATTTGAATCCTCAGTTTATTGCTGAAGATAAAATTTTTGAAAACATTACACAGGTGTGGATCAACGGAGATCACTACAAATGGCGCGCGATGCGTACCTTGGGAATCAACGAGCAGTTTGTGACCGGAAACGCTCCTGACAAAGATAAATTCTTAAACTGGGCCAAAACGGTTCCATACACCATGCGTAATCCTTTGTACCATTGGACGCACTTAGAGCTGGCGCGTTATTTTGATATTTATGATTTGCTGAATGAAAAATCGGCAGAGAAAATATACCAGGAAGCAACCGAGAAAATCAATTCTCCAGCCTACAGCACGCAAAATCTGCTAAAAAAAGTAAATGCTGAATTGGTTTGTACGACCGAAGATCCGATTGACAGTCTTGAGTTTCATCAAAAATTGGCAAAGAATCCAATTGGAACTAAAATGAGTACTGCCTTCAGACCTGATAAAGCGATCTTAATTTCCAATGATGGCTATAATGGTTATCTGGACAAATTAGGGGAGGTGTCCGGAGTTGCGATTCATACCTATGCTGATTTGTGCAGTGTATTGCGAAACCGAATTGAGTTCTTTAATCAAAATGGATGTAAACTTAGTGATCATGGTTTAGACCAGATTTATTTCGAAGAATTTACAGAGAATGAAATTAATAGCATCTTCAAAAAGAAAAGAGAAAACAGGATTTTAACTCGCGAAGAAGTTTTGAAGTTTCAAAGTGCCGTGTTGTTATTCTTGTCTGAGACGTATCATGAGTTTGGATGGGTGCAGCAATTTCACCTCGGAGCTTTGCGAAACAATAATGCCCGCATGCACCGAATTTTAGGACCTGACACAGGTTGGGATTCTATTGGAGATTATCCGCAGGCACAAAAATTATCCGGCTTTTTAAATGCGTTAGACAGTAAAGATAAATTGACGAAAACGATTATTTATAACCTAAATCCGGCCGATAACGAAGTGATGGCAACCATGATTGGAAATTTTAATGACGGAAGTGTCAGAGGGAAAGTTCAGTTTGGATCGGGCTGGTGGTTTTTAGATCAGAAAGACGGAATGACAAAACAATTAAATGCTCTTTCAAATATGGGGTTAATTAGTTGTTTTGTGGGAATGCTGACAGACTCTAGAAGCTTTTTGTCTTTCCCAAGACATGAGTATTTCAGACGTATTTTATGTAATCTTTTAGGAGATGAAATCAAACGCGGAGAGCTTCCAAATGATATGGAATGGATTGGGAAACTGGTTTCTGATATTTCCTATCATAATGCAAAAGAGTATTTTAAATTTTAA
- a CDS encoding gluconate 5-dehydrogenase produces MANSLFDINGKVALITGSTHGLGMAMAKGLGEAGATIVVNGNSSQQKIDDAVAELQKEGIHAVGYKFNVTDEMEVIAAVRQIENEVGPIDILINNAGIIKRIPLIEMEVADFKEVIDIDLVSPFIVSKHVVRGMIERRRGKIINICSMMSELGRSTVGAYAAAKGGLKMLTKNMATEWAKHNVQINGIGPGYFATEQTKPIRVDGHPFNDFIISRTPAAKWGEASDLAGAAIFLSSKASDFVNGHILYVDGGILATIGKPSNE; encoded by the coding sequence ATGGCAAACTCATTATTTGATATAAACGGAAAAGTTGCTCTGATTACAGGAAGTACACACGGACTGGGAATGGCAATGGCAAAAGGATTAGGAGAGGCGGGTGCGACAATTGTGGTAAACGGAAATTCTTCTCAGCAAAAAATTGATGATGCGGTAGCGGAACTTCAAAAAGAGGGAATTCATGCAGTGGGGTATAAGTTTAATGTAACGGACGAGATGGAAGTTATTGCTGCAGTTAGACAAATTGAAAATGAAGTGGGGCCAATTGATATTTTAATCAACAATGCGGGAATCATCAAAAGAATTCCATTGATTGAAATGGAGGTAGCCGATTTTAAAGAGGTTATTGATATTGATTTGGTGAGTCCGTTTATTGTGTCGAAACATGTGGTAAGAGGGATGATTGAAAGAAGGAGAGGAAAAATAATCAACATTTGCTCGATGATGAGCGAGTTGGGCCGCAGTACAGTAGGAGCTTATGCTGCTGCGAAAGGCGGGTTGAAAATGCTGACCAAAAATATGGCTACCGAATGGGCAAAACATAATGTTCAGATTAACGGAATTGGTCCCGGGTATTTTGCTACCGAACAGACCAAACCGATTAGAGTGGACGGGCATCCTTTTAATGATTTTATTATCAGTAGAACGCCGGCTGCGAAATGGGGAGAAGCAAGTGATCTGGCTGGTGCGGCTATATTTTTATCTTCAAAAGCCAGCGATTTTGTGAACGGTCACATTTTGTATGTCGATGGTGGAATCTTAGCAACAATCGGGAAGCCATCAAACGAATAA
- the kduI gene encoding 5-dehydro-4-deoxy-D-glucuronate isomerase has protein sequence MTKYSSRYASSPEAVKKYDTQELRNEFLIDDLMQEDEIVLTYSHYDRYIAGSAVPLKDLILESIDPLKAGYFLERREMGIINVGGKGTVVVEGVSFELAFKDALYIGSGNKEVIFKSDDPKNPAKYYINSAPAHRTYPTVKVSLAEANKLELGTMETANHRTVNQMIIGGVVTTCQLQMGMTELRPGSVWNTMPAHVHDRRMEVYFYLDIPENQAVCHFMGQPQETRHIWMNNHQAVISPPWSIHSGSGTSNYTFIWGMAGENLDYGDMDVCKITDLR, from the coding sequence ATGACAAAATATAGTTCAAGATACGCGTCAAGCCCCGAAGCAGTAAAAAAGTATGATACTCAGGAATTGAGAAACGAATTCTTAATTGACGATTTAATGCAGGAAGATGAGATTGTGTTAACCTATTCTCATTATGACAGATATATAGCAGGATCGGCAGTTCCGTTGAAGGATCTGATTTTGGAGAGTATTGACCCTTTGAAAGCAGGTTACTTTTTGGAAAGAAGAGAAATGGGAATTATCAACGTAGGTGGTAAAGGGACTGTGGTCGTTGAAGGAGTTTCTTTCGAATTAGCGTTTAAAGATGCTTTGTACATCGGAAGCGGAAATAAAGAAGTGATCTTTAAAAGTGATGACCCTAAAAATCCTGCAAAATATTACATCAATTCTGCTCCGGCACACAGAACATATCCAACTGTAAAAGTGAGTCTGGCAGAAGCAAATAAGCTGGAATTGGGAACTATGGAGACGGCTAATCACCGCACCGTAAATCAAATGATTATTGGAGGTGTTGTAACCACTTGTCAATTACAGATGGGAATGACGGAATTAAGACCCGGAAGTGTCTGGAATACGATGCCGGCACACGTACACGATCGCAGGATGGAAGTCTATTTTTATTTGGATATTCCCGAAAATCAGGCCGTTTGTCATTTTATGGGACAACCTCAGGAAACGAGACACATTTGGATGAACAATCATCAGGCGGTTATTTCACCACCATGGTCGATTCATTCCGGATCCGGAACCAGTAATTATACTTTTATCTGGGGAATGGCGGGTGAGAATTTGGATTACGGAGATATGGATGTGTGTAAAATCACTGATTTAAGATAA
- a CDS encoding MFS transporter encodes MNQTDAVIMTQAKKSTGSYRWSICALLFFATTINYLDRQVLSLTWSDFIAPEFHWTNNDYGNITALFSIFYAVSLLFAGRFVDWMDTKRGFLWAIGIWSFGACLHAFCGIATAGIISGNWFVGFEGAKQAIHLVKDTGLVINVSVTLFIFARFVLAVGEAGNFPAAIKTTAEYFPKKDRAFSTSIFNAGATVGALAAPISIPFIAESFGWEMAFIIIGALGFVWMGFWIFMYDKPEKHPKVSTAELEYIQQDDITDSKLKGYVPETKDKVSFVDCFKYKQTWAFAFGKFMTDGVWWFFLFWTPAYLSSVYGMDSTEAALPLFVLYMITLLSIIGGWLPTYFVEKKGMNPYEGRMRAMLIFAFFPLLALIAQPLGYISYWIPVSIIGIAGAAHQSWSANIFTTVGDMFPKKAIATITGIGGLAGGIGSTFINKGSGMLFDYAKESNMSFMGFQGIEAGYFIIFSICAVCYLTGWSVMKMLVPKYSPITNL; translated from the coding sequence ATGAACCAAACAGATGCAGTTATTATGACCCAGGCCAAAAAATCTACAGGAAGTTATCGTTGGAGTATATGTGCGTTGCTTTTTTTTGCAACAACCATTAACTATTTAGACAGGCAGGTACTTTCTTTAACGTGGAGTGATTTTATTGCGCCTGAGTTTCATTGGACTAATAATGACTACGGAAATATAACCGCTTTGTTTTCTATTTTTTACGCAGTTTCATTACTGTTTGCCGGTAGATTTGTGGATTGGATGGATACTAAACGAGGATTTCTGTGGGCCATTGGTATCTGGTCTTTTGGGGCTTGTCTTCACGCTTTTTGTGGTATTGCAACAGCCGGAATTATTAGTGGGAACTGGTTTGTAGGTTTCGAGGGTGCCAAGCAGGCAATTCACCTTGTAAAAGACACCGGATTGGTCATTAATGTAAGTGTGACGCTGTTCATCTTTGCCCGCTTTGTTTTGGCGGTGGGTGAAGCAGGAAATTTTCCGGCAGCGATTAAAACGACCGCTGAGTATTTTCCTAAAAAAGACAGAGCATTTTCTACCAGTATTTTCAATGCCGGCGCCACTGTTGGTGCTTTGGCAGCTCCTATATCTATTCCGTTTATCGCAGAATCTTTTGGATGGGAAATGGCCTTTATCATCATTGGTGCTTTAGGTTTTGTCTGGATGGGATTTTGGATTTTCATGTATGATAAGCCTGAAAAGCACCCAAAAGTAAGTACTGCAGAATTAGAATATATACAACAAGATGATATTACAGACAGCAAATTAAAGGGGTATGTACCAGAAACCAAAGATAAAGTTTCTTTTGTCGATTGTTTTAAATACAAACAAACCTGGGCATTTGCTTTTGGTAAGTTTATGACCGATGGGGTGTGGTGGTTTTTCTTATTCTGGACCCCGGCTTACTTAAGTTCGGTTTATGGTATGGATTCTACTGAGGCGGCTCTTCCCTTATTCGTTTTATATATGATAACCCTGCTGTCAATTATTGGTGGCTGGCTGCCAACCTATTTTGTTGAGAAGAAAGGAATGAACCCCTATGAAGGCAGAATGAGAGCGATGCTAATTTTTGCATTCTTTCCCTTGTTGGCCTTGATTGCACAGCCTTTAGGATACATCAGTTATTGGATTCCTGTTAGTATTATTGGTATCGCAGGTGCGGCACATCAATCTTGGTCGGCTAATATTTTTACCACTGTAGGAGATATGTTTCCTAAAAAAGCAATTGCAACTATCACTGGTATTGGAGGTTTGGCCGGAGGTATTGGTTCTACTTTTATCAATAAAGGATCAGGAATGCTGTTTGATTATGCCAAAGAAAGCAATATGTCATTTATGGGTTTTCAAGGAATTGAAGCCGGATATTTTATCATTTTCTCTATTTGTGCTGTCTGTTACCTGACAGGCTGGTCTGTAATGAAAATGTTAGTGCCCAAATACAGTCCGATTACCAATCTTTAA